GTGGCCTGCCTGCGGATGTCGTCCAGCGCTTCCAGCACCTGGTCCGGCGCGACCCGGTGGTAGGCGCGCGCCACGATCAGGTGGTTGGCGATGCGCTTCCCGGCATCCCGGAGGGGGCCGGCGGAGGCGCCCTCCAGCTCCAGGAGGCGGTCAGTCTCATCCGCCAGCCGGTCCAGGGCGACGGTGAGCAGGTTGGGCCGGTGGTGCACGATGGAGAGCGCCAGATCGGCGGCCTGGACGAGGTCCTGCGCGATCATGCCGCGATGCCCCTGCTGCTCGCGGGCGCGGGGTTGGAAGGGACGATGCCCTCCGCGCGCTGCGCCGCCTGCGCGGGCCGGCGCTTCTTCCAGGCGAAGTACCAGCAGCTGACGAGACCCACGTCCACCTGCAGCTGGGCGGCGACGGCGCGAGCGAAGAGGCCGCTCTCGAACAGCTCCTCGGCCTCGGCGCGGTCGCCGTTGTCGGCCGGAAGGTCCGCGCCGCTCTCCGAGGTGGAGAGCGACGTGCCCTTGACGCCGGAGGCGCCGTGAAGGGCGGGCCCGCGGGTGGACACCGTCGCGGCGCGCACCTGCGACGGGCGACGAGCTGAAGGCGCCGGCCGCCGGTTGGAGGGCAGGCCCAGCCGCTTGCGCATGGAGGACACCGTGGTGCCGCCCGCGATCTGCGGCCCGGGCATCGCATTCATCCGGGCTGCCAGGGCCTCAAGCGAGAGCTCGAGGTTCGACCAGTTCGCCAGCAGGAACTCGTCACGCTCGGGGGTGGAGCAGGTCGGCCGCATCAGCCGACCGCCCCCGCGCGGCGCGCGGTCTCGATGATCATGGCGCCGAAGCGGGCGGCCTCGTTCGCGGTCAGCGCCTCGACGGTGCCGTTGATGACCAGGCGGACGGAGCCCTGGCCGCCACTCTCGACGCGCAGGTCGTGGTCGAGCTCGCGCTTCGGCTCAGCGCAGCGCCGGCGCGCAGCTCCACGCTGCGGGAGACGGTTGTTGGGCAGGTGTGGGGACAGAGAAGGCATCGGGACTTCCTTGGTGAAGCCCCAGCCTGTTGCGTACCTTCGTACTCGTCAAGCAGAAAATGCGTACCACAGTACGCGCTTATAGTGGGTCGGTGTCCTCCGGCCGGTAGCTTCCGATCACGAACCCTGTGATTATGAGTTCTGCGTTGTCCTCTCCCTCGTTCGGAACAAAGTCGGCGGGTGAGCTGCCTTCGAGGCGGTTTACCTGTGGCTCACCATGGATGATGAAGGGCGCCTGAAACTCCGGCGCCGAACTCCGGGGCCATAGAAGCACTCGCCCGTCCTTATCGATCTGCAGTTCCTTCAGGGTCGCCTCAAACTCGAAAGTCCGAGGGTTCCGCCTGAGCACGACCACGCGATCTCCCGGCCGGGGCTGCCGTCTCAGGTCGTGGTAGCGCACGACGACGACCACGGTCCCCTCGGGGTAGAGCCGATCCATCGAGTTGCCCCGTACTAGCAGACCGAAGCGCTCGACGTTCGCGGGCAGGCGTTTGTCGGTTGGCACCATGATCGGGAACCACTCGGCCGACGCCCACTCAACCGCTTCCCGCCAGACGCCCGCTTGCACAGCGCCACGAACATAGACCGCCTCGAGAGCGAGAGAGTTTGCCACGGCCGTGCGGCCCGTGACGGCCTCAATGAGGTATCCAGGGGCAGTACCGAAAGCACCCTCAAGACGGGCCAGAACAGCAGGACTTGGGACCTGCCGTCTATCTCGGATGCGCCGAAGCGTAGCTTCGTCTAGTTCGGCATTTCGCAAGAAAGCGCGCTCTGAAAACTTTGGGTCGGAGGCGCGCAGTACTTTCACGCGCTCTTCTAAGCGGGCGATGAGAGTCTCTATCGACATGGGTGCCATAGTACGCGCCGCATGCCGAGCGGTCGCGAGGACAATAGCACGCGGCACTTGACTAACGCGTACCGTAGTACGCACCATGTCGGTATGAACTGGCGCCATGACCTTCTCAGCCTTGCCGAAGCGTATGCCGCTTCCACCGGGCTGTCCGAAAGCCGGATCGGCTCCCTCGTGGGAGGAACCGGGATTTTCTTCCGTCGCATCCGCGAAGGCGGTGATTGTTCCGCGACGGTTCTCGAACGAGCGACGCAATGGTTTTCGGACCATTGGCCGGCGCGTACGAAATGGCCCCTCTCGAGCCCTCGTCCTCGCCGATCTGAAGTGCTGCCTGTTCAGCCCCTACGGCTCGCACGAACCGGGAAGCGCGCTCCGGTCGTGTGCTCTCCAGTGCGGCGGCGTCGGTCATGAATGATCGCATGCGGCAAGGATGCGGCCGCCGTGCACGCTCTGCACCCGGAATCAGTCCGGTCCGGCATTGCACGCCCGAGCGGCTATCCGCGCTGAAGACCGCTACCGGCAATCTAGTCGTACATGTCGGAGGCGGTCTCGCCGGCGAGACCGTGACCCGTGTTGGCAAATCCCAGCTCTCCGACTACGCGAACCACCACAAGCCTGATTCTTACATGCCGGTCGACGTGCTGGTTGATCTCGTCGCGCGAGCGAAGGAGCCGGCGCTGCTACGCGAAATCGCGTTGATGTGCGGCTACACGATCCTTCTCGTGGAGCCGGCTGACGACACTGAGCTCGCCGCGGCCATTGCTGAGAGCGCGCGCGAGGGCGCAGATGTCTCTGTCTCGTTCCTTGACGGGTTGGCTGACGGAAGCATCTGCCCGGCCGATGCTCTCGACACCGAGCGCGAAGCCGATGAGGCGGCCGAAAGCTTCCGCAAGGTTGCCCGGATTGCCGGAGCCATCGCCCGCAACAATTCCCCGAGCTCGCCCGCTGCCCCCGCAGTGAAGGGCGAGGGACCGTCCGCCGCGCGCCCCAAGCCCCCCTCGGGCCGCGGCGGGCGTGAGCCCCGGCGCCGGTCGCCATGACCCGGGGGCACGCACCCGGCCCGCGCGGCCGTCAGGCGGCCCCGCAGTCCCCACCCCCAATCGACTTCCAGGCCGTCAACCGGGTCGCGCTGCACCGGCTGCCGGACCTGTGCGCCCGCTGGCTCCCCGGCGGGCGGAAGGAGGGGGACGAGTGG
This genomic window from Pararoseomonas sp. SCSIO 73927 contains:
- a CDS encoding S24 family peptidase, which encodes MSIETLIARLEERVKVLRASDPKFSERAFLRNAELDEATLRRIRDRRQVPSPAVLARLEGAFGTAPGYLIEAVTGRTAVANSLALEAVYVRGAVQAGVWREAVEWASAEWFPIMVPTDKRLPANVERFGLLVRGNSMDRLYPEGTVVVVVRYHDLRRQPRPGDRVVVLRRNPRTFEFEATLKELQIDKDGRVLLWPRSSAPEFQAPFIIHGEPQVNRLEGSSPADFVPNEGEDNAELIITGFVIGSYRPEDTDPL